A stretch of the uncultured Desulfobacter sp. genome encodes the following:
- a CDS encoding phosphoenolpyruvate carboxylase, which translates to MTFYRTIKDARRTFLDQELKINRPFLVHHKSIDQEGQNVIGVLQVVSDHVQRYSPNAFGKLIVSMTRKTEDLLTVYLFMREVGLIVKKDDQLGAILPVVPLFETIEDLKASPSIMDDYLGHPIVKNSLQMQSWKNPNAELIQDVMIGYSDSNKDGGVLASSWLLHQAQKELTKTGQKHGVKIRFFHGTGGSISRGAGPSHWFIKTLPYGSINGKFRITEQGETIERKYANQVNAAYNLELMISSVTAQTVLHENTKKTREEIESLFHRLGDRGAYHYRQLISDPDFITFFSQATPIDVIESSKIGSRPARRTGKRSMDDLRAIPWVFSWSQSRFKITSWYGVGSTLNELKNENPEAYKKLLHFVEYNPFVRFVMTNLDSSLIATDVLIMEKYASLVESTEIRDRFMEIIKNELDLTRKMVADVLKRPINERRINHYYSTILRAEALNNLHDAQVELLKKWRNAKKVKSKEEDQYLFALLQCVNAIANALGATG; encoded by the coding sequence TTGACTTTTTACAGGACCATCAAGGATGCCAGGCGAACTTTTTTAGATCAGGAACTGAAAATCAACCGCCCGTTTTTGGTGCACCATAAAAGCATCGATCAAGAAGGACAAAATGTGATTGGGGTTTTGCAGGTGGTCAGTGATCATGTTCAACGCTACAGCCCGAATGCGTTTGGAAAATTGATTGTGAGTATGACCCGAAAGACAGAGGATCTGCTCACAGTCTACCTGTTCATGCGTGAAGTGGGTTTGATTGTAAAAAAAGACGATCAATTAGGGGCCATTCTTCCGGTTGTGCCGCTTTTTGAAACCATTGAAGACTTGAAGGCCAGTCCATCAATTATGGACGATTACCTAGGGCATCCGATTGTGAAAAACAGTTTGCAGATGCAGTCGTGGAAAAACCCCAATGCCGAATTGATTCAGGATGTGATGATCGGCTATTCCGACAGTAATAAAGACGGCGGTGTTCTGGCCAGCTCCTGGCTCTTGCATCAGGCACAAAAAGAATTGACAAAAACAGGTCAAAAACACGGTGTAAAAATCCGTTTTTTCCACGGCACGGGTGGTAGTATCAGTCGGGGAGCGGGACCAAGTCATTGGTTCATAAAAACATTACCCTACGGATCAATAAATGGTAAGTTCCGTATTACAGAACAAGGCGAAACCATTGAACGAAAATATGCCAATCAGGTGAATGCGGCATATAACCTGGAGCTGATGATTTCGAGTGTCACGGCACAAACCGTACTGCACGAAAACACAAAAAAAACACGAGAAGAAATAGAAAGCTTGTTCCATCGGTTAGGAGATCGTGGGGCTTATCATTACCGACAGCTGATTTCAGATCCTGACTTTATCACCTTTTTTTCCCAGGCAACCCCCATTGATGTGATCGAATCGAGTAAAATTGGTTCCCGCCCGGCACGTCGTACCGGGAAGCGCAGCATGGACGATCTTCGGGCAATTCCCTGGGTGTTCAGTTGGTCGCAATCGCGCTTCAAGATTACCAGTTGGTACGGTGTTGGTTCCACTTTGAATGAATTAAAAAATGAAAATCCGGAAGCGTACAAAAAATTGCTTCATTTTGTTGAATACAATCCTTTTGTACGTTTTGTGATGACCAATCTGGATAGCAGCCTGATAGCGACGGATGTACTGATTATGGAAAAATATGCTTCGCTGGTTGAATCGACTGAAATTCGCGACCGATTCATGGAAATAATTAAAAATGAGCTGGATTTAACACGTAAAATGGTGGCGGATGTGCTGAAACGTCCGATCAACGAACGGCGCATTAATCACTATTACTCAACTATACTCAGAGCTGAGGCGCTAAATAACCTGCACGATGCCCAGGTTGAGTTGCTGAAAAAATGGCGCAACGCCAAAAAGGTAAAATCGAAAGAAGAAGACCAATATCTGTTTGCCCTTTTGCAGTGTGTGAATGCAATTGCCAATGCCCTTGGCGCAACAGGGTGA
- a CDS encoding FmdE family protein, protein MPELPMDRQNLFQKCVEFHGHLCPGLAFGFQAAMAGMDFISETRAQDEEIVAIVETDACGTDAIQVITGCTFGKGNFIFKNYGKTAFTFVSRNSGKGVRIAKKYDPEPLLGARHQELIQLIRKNKANEADHDEFWELHRIKAMEILEQAPENIFTITGITVPIPSKAKIEPSHQCDMCKEPTMASKLTQIEGCFFCRGCMADMNRQ, encoded by the coding sequence ATGCCGGAATTGCCAATGGATAGGCAAAATTTGTTTCAGAAATGCGTTGAATTTCATGGACATTTGTGTCCAGGGCTTGCATTCGGGTTCCAGGCGGCCATGGCCGGCATGGATTTTATTTCAGAAACGCGGGCTCAGGACGAAGAAATTGTGGCCATTGTTGAAACAGATGCCTGCGGAACGGATGCGATCCAGGTCATTACAGGGTGCACGTTTGGCAAGGGCAATTTCATTTTCAAAAATTACGGAAAGACCGCATTTACCTTTGTGAGCAGAAATTCAGGCAAGGGTGTTCGCATTGCAAAAAAATACGACCCAGAGCCACTTTTGGGTGCCAGACATCAGGAATTGATACAGTTGATAAGGAAAAATAAAGCCAACGAAGCGGATCATGATGAATTCTGGGAGCTTCACAGGATAAAGGCCATGGAAATTCTTGAACAGGCGCCAGAAAACATTTTCACCATCACCGGGATAACGGTACCCATTCCTTCCAAAGCAAAGATAGAACCGTCGCATCAATGTGACATGTGCAAAGAACCTACCATGGCCTCCAAACTAACCCAAATCGAAGGCTGTTTTTTTTGCCGAGGCTGTATGGCAGACATGAATCGGCAATAG
- a CDS encoding J domain-containing protein translates to MMNYNDIVKAKDLLNLPERATMEEIKSNYRQLIMQWHPDKCPDNNEKCTEMTKKLTAAYQTIRQYCNQYKYSFTQEELKQYLSAEEWWFDRFGHDPLWGKTKKPKI, encoded by the coding sequence ATGATGAACTATAATGATATTGTTAAGGCCAAAGACCTGTTGAACCTGCCTGAACGGGCAACAATGGAAGAAATTAAATCAAATTACAGACAACTGATCATGCAGTGGCATCCGGATAAATGCCCAGACAATAATGAAAAATGCACTGAAATGACAAAAAAGCTGACCGCTGCATATCAAACGATTCGTCAGTACTGCAATCAATATAAATATTCTTTTACACAAGAAGAGCTCAAACAATATTTATCAGCTGAAGAGTGGTGGTTTGACAGGTTTGGCCATGATCCTTTATGGGGAAAGACAAAAAAGCCTAAAATATAG
- a CDS encoding DUF6122 family protein, translating to MLHTLQQITHYSLHLAFPGLIAWVFFRDDWKKAWLIMLATMLVDLDHLLADPIFDPTRCGIGFHPLHSYYAIAVYFLLFFFSRAKTIKILSIGLLFHMFTDYQDCLWMKLKI from the coding sequence ATGCTGCATACTTTACAACAGATAACTCATTACAGCTTACATTTGGCTTTTCCTGGACTGATTGCCTGGGTATTTTTTAGAGATGATTGGAAAAAAGCATGGCTAATCATGCTTGCTACGATGCTTGTAGATTTAGACCATTTATTGGCTGACCCGATATTTGATCCCACGAGATGTGGAATAGGGTTTCATCCTCTGCATTCTTACTATGCAATTGCTGTTTATTTCCTGCTCTTTTTCTTTTCCAGGGCAAAAACAATCAAAATATTGTCGATTGGATTACTTTTCCATATGTTCACGGATTACCAAGATTGTCTTTGGATGAAATTAAAAATTTAG
- the purU gene encoding formyltetrahydrofolate deformylase, with amino-acid sequence MYILCLNCDDRPGIVAAVANALCNSNCNIEESSQFDDPYSNQFFMRVMFSAVTEGAAGKFKTMFDPVSKEFDMNWYLRKMDEPIKTLILVSKDDHCLNDIIYRWRTKHLNIEIVGVVSNHKINRELCEQFGLKFYYVPTQDVDKNKVDEQHFRIIEETDTELIVLARYMQILSENMCDRYAGRVINIHHSFLPGFKGAKPYHQAYERGVKLIGATAHFVTKSLDEGPIIEQDVMRIDHRDCPKKLQIRGQDTEARVLARAMEMYTERRIFLHGSRTVIL; translated from the coding sequence TTGTACATACTTTGCCTGAATTGCGATGATCGTCCGGGAATTGTTGCCGCGGTTGCAAACGCGTTGTGTAATTCAAATTGTAATATTGAAGAATCTTCACAGTTTGACGATCCATATTCCAACCAGTTTTTTATGCGCGTTATGTTTTCTGCCGTAACCGAAGGGGCGGCAGGAAAGTTTAAAACCATGTTTGACCCTGTATCCAAGGAATTCGACATGAATTGGTATTTAAGAAAAATGGATGAGCCGATCAAAACCCTTATTCTGGTATCGAAAGATGATCATTGCCTGAACGATATTATCTATCGATGGCGAACAAAGCACCTTAACATTGAAATAGTAGGGGTAGTCTCAAATCATAAAATAAACCGTGAGCTTTGTGAACAATTCGGGCTTAAGTTTTATTATGTACCCACCCAGGACGTTGATAAAAATAAGGTTGATGAGCAGCATTTCAGGATTATCGAGGAAACGGATACGGAACTCATTGTGCTTGCGCGCTATATGCAGATTCTTTCCGAGAATATGTGCGATAGATATGCCGGGCGGGTGATTAATATTCATCACTCATTCCTACCTGGCTTTAAAGGCGCAAAACCTTATCATCAGGCGTATGAGAGGGGTGTAAAGCTTATCGGGGCGACCGCTCATTTTGTAACGAAGAGTCTTGATGAAGGGCCGATTATAGAGCAGGACGTCATGCGTATTGATCACCGGGATTGCCCCAAAAAATTACAAATTCGAGGACAGGATACTGAAGCCAGAGTCCTCGCCCGCGCGATGGAAATGTATACTGAAAGACGGATATTCCTGCACGGGAGTAGAACGGTTATTTTGTAG